The Ancylothrix sp. D3o genome window below encodes:
- a CDS encoding gamma-glutamylcyclotransferase yields MSLHPPQLHKTWIQQPPTGLHHSEPMFLYFAYGSCMCPVDLKRSLGENTHQYVIGPATLKGYRLGFYCHSSRRNCGVLDIVKDPTASVQGVLYQLPWRLSHLLDEREDVPRGGYRHETVEIHSNGQTYTNVRTYVVINKLPQELAPNDWYFNVVLRGALTCGLPEQYCWTLFNHMYQLQQREYQEPTRLCA; encoded by the coding sequence ATGAGCCTTCACCCTCCACAGCTTCACAAAACCTGGATACAGCAGCCCCCCACCGGCCTCCATCACAGCGAACCCATGTTCTTGTACTTCGCCTATGGTTCCTGTATGTGCCCGGTTGACCTGAAGCGCTCATTAGGTGAAAACACTCATCAATACGTCATCGGCCCAGCAACCCTCAAAGGATACCGCCTCGGATTTTACTGCCATTCAAGTCGGCGAAACTGTGGCGTATTAGACATCGTGAAAGATCCCACCGCCAGCGTCCAAGGAGTCCTCTACCAACTACCCTGGCGACTCAGCCACCTCCTAGATGAACGCGAAGACGTCCCCAGAGGCGGCTACCGGCACGAAACAGTCGAAATTCACAGTAACGGACAAACCTACACAAACGTCCGCACCTACGTTGTCATCAACAAACTCCCCCAAGAACTCGCCCCCAACGACTGGTACTTCAACGTTGTACTACGCGGCGCCCTCACCTGCGGCCTACCAGAACAATATTGCTGGACACTATTTAACCATATGTATCAACTTCAACAACGCGAATATCAAGAACCCACTCGTTTATGTGCTTAG
- a CDS encoding non-ribosomal peptide synthetase — protein sequence MQPESQNFNLNSTTFNQILVESTKLKQYRIDVCIHQLIEATALGNPDAIAVIFGQEKLTYQELNKKANQLAHHLQKLGAGPEFLVGICVERSLEMIIGVLGILKAGAAYVPLDPTYPKDRLTFILGNTKARIVLTQQHLLNIENCAGIYEKQGAEIICLDTDWPVISQESEETPISAVKPENLAYIIHTSGSTGTPKGVQIMHQGVCNLAAAQIQIFNIQPQDKILQFASLSFDASVWEIIMALVPGATLILAKQESLLPGRAFLQLLQELKITTLTIPPSILTLLPPEELPLLKTIIVAGEACPPNLVSRWANNRRFFNAYGPTEITVCATVFECSTNTDTPAIGQPILNTEIYILDSNLQPVEEGFAGEMYIGSAGVARGYLNQPSLTAERFIPNFLKSPNNDFPILYKTGDIVRYLPDGNIEYVGRSDYQVKIRGFRIEPGEIEAIINQHPAVQTSVVTAPEKSRLVAYILPKSNYQLPQENEQISQWQSLYEQTYSQTSTEIDPRYNFSNWNSSYTGLAIPENEMLKWVESTTDRILSLKPNRVLEIGCGTGLLLLRIAPQCSYYHGLDFSQQAINYLQEQINTKFFLPQVKLSQGDAANLQNFEPKSFDTIIINSVIQYFPNIDYLNSIIKNALSLLKAGGNLFVGDVRNYELLEAFHASIQINNAPANLKREQLKQRIQNQVKQEEELLISPSFFAQLPQNFPEIGSLEIQLKRGEFQNELTKFRYDVILRTSQNSEFSPQIENLPSPISLEQLQEYLQQNQTENFTICQIPDARTFREIQILEWLNSNSCETMGEFLSRQVEKTGIDPEKLWQLGEQLSYDITLTLSHTPGYFDATFKNLNPSAQNSLNDSHINLEKDANSLQSNSPIIAGNFPENTIYANNPLKTKLNRQLIPLLREFLQQKLPPYQVPNAYVLLETLPLTPNGKIDRAALPSLPENLRDENSFVAPRTPLEKSIADIWAEVFGVEQIGIHEHFLELGGHSLLATQILTRVRETLNVQLPLKAFFDTGTIAELAKQIVTFPQLSPGKILSPITNHQSPIPLYFGQEQIWFLSQVYPDLPLYNQPFTISIPGIIDVPALQLALDKIIERHQILRTNFDVVDGEPVQVIQPTFVWPLSVINLENYPENQREAELLKQATLEAKQKFDLRKTPLVRGTLYIVGKNDNRLVLTIHHIIFDGFSLYDVMLRELAALYEAYKTGQRSPLPELPVQYADFCAYSRRVNQSDKLKPQTEFWQQKLANLPTLDLPTDRPRLQASTYRGARQPLFLSKTLTDNLKTLFKQSGVTLFVTLLAAFKTLLYRYTGSEDIPITTPTAGRNFAETEKLIGFFLNLLIIRSSVNGELTFTELLQKTQELTLEAYAHQPLIEPRTNYQILFTLEPPAPNLAGWSASHFDIDTGTSKFDLSLELYETVQGLTGRIEYSSDLFDSATIERMIGHYETLLDAVVKNPDLPLSQLSLLTPPERHQILIEWNNTQQNYPQDKCLHQLFEAQVKRTPDAVAVIDPQTKDNITYKQLNAKANKLAHYLQKLGVKKEVLVGICMERSIQLITAVLAVLKAGGAYVPLDPNYPAERLNLILEDAKVPVLLTKSRIFKERSELSAKVGQIICLDQEEILADESEKNPISGVTLDNLAYVMYTSGSTGTPKGVMALHRCPVNRFYGEIYPLEPNEVCCQKTSLNFVDSLWEIFMPLMHGLPTVIISNEVLKDPPRLIETLAKYHVTRLMLVPSLLRILLDTETNLQNKLPKLKYWFCGGEALATELANRFKQQMPEAILMNLYGLSELWDVTWHQPHQEMNYGAFIPNGKPLSNVQVYLLDKHLQPVPVGVPGEIYVGGHGVSRGYLNRPNLTAKSFIKMEDLGLATSELFPQNSLPNSQSVIYKTGDLGRYLPDGTIEYFGRSDYQVKIRGFRVEIGEIEHLVEQDGRVKQAVVVPVLAEESQRLVAYVVPHSGETISGNKLRRFLKAKLPDYMLPSAFVILKKLPMTPSGKVNRRALPVPVFNNLEREKDFVAPQDEVEKKLKLIWENLLKIRSISIKDNFFEIGGHSLLAVRLFAEIEKKFAKKLPLGTLFEAPTIEQLAQILRSDNKTQCRLLVPIQPEGSKPPLFCIHALGGNVLSYQLLSQYLGKDQPVYGLQARGVDGLELPNSNLQEMAANYIQEIRSVQPQGPYYLAGHSLGGLIAFEMAQQLIREGEKLAFLGLFDSFSRTLLDEEEPPFLEQLSIHWLNLSRKGNKDKIIYIIDRIWWKIEALWEYINKQVYLWRGLPSPSELPEHLTAVIQGNMQAVRSYVPQIYPGSITLFRSLERPTKNSYDPLLGWGDLVAGGMEIVEVPGHHSTMIVEPRVRFLAAAIKNCLEKVEK from the coding sequence ATGCAACCAGAATCCCAAAATTTCAATTTGAATTCAACAACATTTAACCAGATTTTAGTTGAAAGCACTAAGCTAAAACAGTATCGGATAGATGTTTGTATTCACCAGTTAATCGAAGCAACAGCGCTTGGCAACCCTGATGCCATAGCGGTCATATTTGGCCAGGAAAAACTTACTTATCAAGAACTTAATAAAAAAGCGAATCAACTCGCTCATCACTTACAAAAACTAGGCGCTGGGCCTGAATTTTTGGTGGGAATTTGTGTTGAGCGTTCCCTAGAAATGATAATTGGTGTTTTAGGAATTTTAAAAGCAGGAGCAGCCTACGTTCCTCTTGATCCAACCTATCCAAAAGACCGGCTCACCTTTATTCTTGGAAATACAAAAGCGCGAATTGTTCTCACCCAGCAGCACCTTTTAAATATCGAAAATTGTGCCGGAATTTATGAAAAACAAGGAGCGGAAATTATCTGTTTAGATACCGACTGGCCGGTGATTTCTCAAGAGAGTGAAGAAACGCCCATCAGTGCAGTTAAGCCAGAAAATCTCGCTTACATTATTCACACTTCTGGGTCAACTGGCACCCCCAAAGGCGTGCAAATTATGCACCAGGGGGTTTGTAATTTAGCCGCTGCCCAAATTCAAATTTTTAATATTCAACCCCAGGACAAAATTCTGCAATTTGCTTCTTTGAGTTTTGATGCTTCCGTGTGGGAAATAATTATGGCATTGGTGCCGGGTGCTACCCTAATTTTAGCAAAACAAGAAAGCCTTTTACCAGGCCGGGCTTTTCTTCAATTGTTACAAGAACTAAAAATTACAACTCTCACCATTCCCCCTTCAATTTTGACGCTTTTACCGCCCGAAGAATTACCACTATTAAAAACAATTATTGTCGCTGGGGAAGCCTGTCCTCCCAATTTGGTTAGCCGGTGGGCAAATAACAGAAGATTTTTTAACGCCTATGGGCCCACAGAAATCACAGTTTGCGCCACCGTTTTTGAATGTTCAACAAATACCGACACACCGGCCATTGGTCAGCCCATTTTGAATACAGAAATTTACATTTTAGACAGTAATTTACAGCCGGTGGAGGAGGGATTTGCCGGGGAAATGTATATTGGGAGTGCCGGTGTCGCCAGAGGCTATTTAAACCAGCCTTCCTTAACCGCAGAACGCTTTATTCCCAACTTTTTAAAAAGCCCTAATAACGATTTCCCAATTCTTTATAAAACAGGTGATATTGTTCGTTATTTACCCGATGGAAACATTGAATATGTCGGACGTAGCGACTATCAAGTAAAAATTCGGGGATTTCGCATTGAACCAGGGGAAATAGAGGCCATTATAAATCAACATCCCGCTGTCCAAACCTCCGTAGTAACAGCCCCAGAAAAAAGCCGCTTAGTTGCCTATATTTTGCCAAAATCAAACTATCAATTGCCCCAAGAAAACGAACAAATTTCTCAATGGCAAAGCCTCTATGAACAAACCTACAGCCAAACCTCAACAGAAATAGACCCCAGATATAACTTTAGTAATTGGAATAGCAGTTACACCGGCCTCGCTATTCCCGAAAACGAAATGCTCAAATGGGTAGAAAGCACCACCGACCGCATTTTATCACTCAAACCAAATCGCGTTTTAGAAATTGGTTGTGGCACCGGCCTTTTATTATTACGAATTGCACCTCAATGTAGTTACTATCACGGCCTAGATTTTTCCCAACAAGCTATCAACTACCTGCAAGAACAAATAAACACAAAATTTTTTCTTCCCCAAGTTAAACTTTCTCAAGGAGATGCTGCTAACTTGCAAAACTTTGAACCTAAAAGTTTTGACACCATAATCATTAACTCAGTCATCCAATACTTCCCTAATATTGACTACCTAAACAGCATCATAAAAAATGCCCTTTCCCTGCTAAAAGCTGGCGGCAATTTGTTTGTAGGCGATGTAAGAAACTATGAGCTTTTGGAAGCTTTTCATGCTTCTATTCAAATTAATAATGCCCCAGCTAACCTTAAGCGAGAGCAATTAAAACAGCGTATCCAAAACCAAGTTAAACAAGAAGAAGAACTTCTTATCTCTCCAAGTTTTTTTGCCCAACTTCCCCAGAATTTCCCCGAAATTGGCAGCTTAGAAATTCAGCTAAAACGCGGAGAATTTCAGAATGAGTTAACAAAATTTCGGTACGACGTAATTTTAAGAACCAGCCAAAATTCAGAATTTAGTCCACAAATAGAAAATTTGCCATCTCCGATCTCCCTCGAACAACTCCAAGAATATCTCCAACAAAACCAAACAGAAAACTTCACAATCTGTCAAATTCCAGATGCCAGAACGTTTAGAGAAATCCAAATATTAGAATGGTTAAACAGCAATAGTTGTGAAACTATGGGAGAATTTTTATCTCGTCAAGTAGAAAAAACAGGTATCGATCCAGAAAAACTCTGGCAACTTGGCGAACAACTTTCCTATGACATCACCCTGACTTTATCCCACACCCCCGGATACTTCGATGCTACTTTCAAAAATTTAAACCCAAGCGCACAAAACTCTCTGAATGATAGCCATATTAACCTTGAAAAAGATGCTAATTCCTTACAATCAAACTCGCCTATTATTGCCGGGAATTTTCCAGAAAATACAATTTATGCCAATAATCCTTTAAAAACCAAACTTAACCGGCAACTCATCCCCTTATTACGCGAATTTTTGCAACAAAAACTACCTCCTTACCAAGTCCCCAACGCTTATGTATTGTTGGAAACTTTACCCCTGACTCCTAACGGAAAAATAGACCGCGCAGCATTACCCTCACTACCAGAAAATTTGCGTGATGAAAACAGCTTTGTTGCGCCTCGCACACCCTTAGAAAAAAGCATTGCTGATATTTGGGCAGAAGTTTTTGGCGTTGAACAAATTGGCATTCACGAGCATTTTTTAGAGTTAGGCGGTCATTCATTACTTGCCACGCAGATCCTTACCCGTGTGCGAGAAACTTTAAATGTGCAATTGCCATTAAAAGCCTTTTTCGACACCGGCACTATTGCAGAACTTGCCAAACAAATTGTCACCTTTCCGCAATTATCTCCTGGCAAAATTCTCTCCCCAATAACAAATCACCAATCCCCCATCCCCCTCTATTTCGGCCAAGAACAAATCTGGTTTTTGTCACAAGTTTATCCAGATTTACCTTTATATAACCAACCTTTTACCATTTCAATTCCTGGCATTATTGATGTGCCGGCCTTGCAATTAGCTCTGGATAAAATCATCGAACGTCACCAAATTTTACGCACAAATTTTGATGTAGTAGATGGCGAGCCGGTGCAAGTGATCCAACCCACTTTTGTATGGCCTTTGTCTGTTATTAACCTCGAAAATTATCCCGAAAACCAGCGGGAAGCCGAACTTTTAAAACAAGCAACCTTAGAAGCTAAACAAAAATTTGATTTAAGAAAAACGCCTTTAGTTAGAGGCACATTATATATCGTTGGGAAAAATGACAACCGGCTTGTTTTAACCATTCATCATATTATTTTTGATGGCTTTTCTTTATATGATGTCATGCTGCGGGAATTAGCCGCCTTGTATGAAGCTTATAAAACCGGCCAACGTTCTCCCTTGCCAGAATTGCCGGTGCAATATGCTGATTTTTGCGCTTATTCTCGCAGAGTAAATCAAAGCGACAAACTCAAGCCCCAAACTGAATTTTGGCAACAAAAACTTGCTAATTTACCCACATTAGATTTACCCACAGACCGGCCCCGTTTGCAAGCTTCAACCTATCGCGGTGCAAGGCAACCTTTATTTTTGTCAAAAACCCTCACAGACAACCTTAAAACGCTTTTTAAGCAGTCAGGTGTAACGTTATTTGTTACCCTTCTCGCAGCCTTCAAAACCCTGCTTTACCGCTACACCGGCAGCGAAGATATCCCCATCACTACCCCCACTGCGGGAAGAAACTTTGCAGAAACCGAAAAATTAATTGGATTTTTCCTCAATCTTCTGATTATTCGCTCTTCTGTTAACGGCGAATTAACATTTACAGAATTGCTACAAAAAACCCAAGAATTAACCTTAGAAGCTTATGCTCACCAACCCCTCATCGAACCGCGAACAAATTACCAAATCTTATTTACTTTAGAACCTCCCGCCCCAAATTTGGCTGGATGGAGTGCGAGTCATTTTGATATTGATACCGGCACTTCTAAATTTGATTTATCGCTGGAACTTTACGAGACAGTGCAAGGATTAACTGGCCGCATTGAATACAGTTCAGATTTATTTGACAGCGCGACAATAGAGCGGATGATAGGACACTATGAAACCTTACTTGATGCAGTTGTTAAAAACCCTGATTTGCCGTTAAGCCAACTGTCATTATTAACCCCACCCGAACGTCATCAAATTTTAATTGAGTGGAATAACACCCAGCAAAATTATCCACAAGATAAATGCTTGCATCAGTTATTTGAAGCGCAAGTAAAACGCACCCCCGATGCGGTGGCGGTTATTGACCCCCAAACTAAAGATAACATTACCTACAAACAACTCAATGCCAAAGCGAATAAACTAGCCCACTACTTACAAAAACTAGGAGTGAAAAAAGAAGTTTTGGTGGGCATTTGTATGGAAAGATCAATTCAGTTAATTACCGCTGTTTTGGCAGTTTTAAAAGCCGGTGGAGCCTATGTACCACTTGACCCAAATTATCCAGCAGAGCGGCTAAATTTAATATTAGAAGATGCAAAAGTGCCGGTTTTACTCACCAAATCTCGCATTTTTAAAGAGCGTAGCGAGTTATCAGCAAAAGTTGGGCAAATTATTTGTTTAGATCAAGAAGAAATACTGGCCGATGAAAGTGAAAAAAACCCGATATCTGGGGTAACACTTGACAATTTAGCTTATGTAATGTACACATCAGGTTCCACCGGCACCCCCAAAGGTGTCATGGCTTTACACCGCTGTCCAGTCAACCGTTTTTATGGAGAAATTTACCCCTTAGAACCAAACGAAGTTTGCTGTCAAAAAACATCCTTAAATTTCGTTGATTCTCTTTGGGAAATCTTCATGCCATTAATGCACGGACTGCCTACAGTTATTATCAGCAATGAAGTTTTAAAAGACCCCCCTCGCCTTATTGAAACTTTAGCAAAATATCATGTAACCCGCCTGATGTTGGTGCCATCTTTACTGCGGATTTTGCTCGATACAGAAACTAATTTACAAAACAAATTGCCCAAATTAAAATACTGGTTTTGTGGAGGAGAAGCGTTAGCTACCGAGTTAGCAAATCGTTTTAAGCAACAAATGCCGGAAGCAATTTTAATGAATCTTTATGGCTTATCAGAATTGTGGGATGTAACGTGGCATCAGCCTCACCAAGAAATGAATTATGGCGCATTTATTCCCAATGGAAAGCCTTTATCTAATGTCCAAGTTTATCTTTTAGACAAACATCTTCAACCTGTGCCGGTGGGAGTTCCGGGTGAAATTTATGTCGGCGGACATGGAGTTAGTCGCGGTTATTTAAACCGGCCTAACTTAACGGCAAAAAGTTTTATAAAAATGGAAGATTTGGGGCTGGCGACAAGTGAATTATTTCCCCAAAACTCCCTGCCTAATTCCCAATCTGTCATTTACAAAACCGGCGATTTAGGGCGTTATTTGCCAGACGGAACTATTGAATATTTTGGACGCAGCGATTATCAAGTAAAAATTCGCGGTTTTCGCGTAGAGATCGGCGAAATTGAACACTTGGTAGAACAAGATGGTAGAGTAAAACAAGCGGTGGTAGTGCCGGTTTTAGCAGAGGAAAGTCAGCGTTTAGTCGCCTATGTAGTGCCGCATTCTGGCGAAACCATTTCTGGCAATAAATTGCGCCGTTTTTTAAAAGCCAAATTGCCCGACTATATGCTACCTTCTGCTTTTGTGATTTTAAAAAAATTGCCAATGACTCCCAGTGGAAAAGTCAACAGACGTGCATTGCCGGTGCCGGTTTTTAACAACTTGGAAAGAGAAAAAGATTTTGTAGCCCCTCAAGATGAAGTTGAAAAAAAATTAAAATTAATTTGGGAAAACTTGTTAAAAATTCGTTCAATTAGCATCAAAGATAACTTTTTTGAAATCGGCGGTCATTCCTTATTAGCGGTGCGTTTATTTGCAGAAATTGAAAAGAAATTTGCCAAAAAATTACCGCTAGGCACGTTGTTTGAAGCTCCGACAATTGAGCAATTAGCCCAGATTTTGCGAAGCGATAACAAGACGCAATGCCGGTTGTTAGTGCCAATTCAACCAGAAGGAAGCAAACCGCCTTTGTTTTGCATTCATGCACTTGGTGGAAATGTGCTTTCTTACCAGCTATTGTCACAATATTTAGGTAAAGATCAGCCTGTTTATGGGTTGCAAGCGCGGGGCGTCGATGGGCTAGAACTTCCTAACAGCAATTTGCAAGAAATGGCTGCTAACTATATTCAAGAAATCCGCTCTGTACAACCGCAGGGGCCCTACTATTTGGCAGGTCATTCACTGGGAGGGTTGATAGCTTTTGAAATGGCACAACAGCTTATTAGGGAGGGGGAAAAACTGGCATTTCTGGGGTTGTTTGATTCGTTTAGCCGAACATTATTAGATGAGGAAGAACCTCCATTTTTGGAGCAGCTTTCAATTCATTGGTTGAATCTTTCTCGCAAGGGAAATAAAGATAAAATCATTTATATAATTGATCGGATTTGGTGGAAAATAGAGGCGCTGTGGGAATATATAAATAAGCAGGTTTATTTGTGGCGAGGATTGCCTTCTCCTTCTGAACTTCCGGAACATTTAACAGCAGTTATCCAAGGAAATATGCAGGCAGTAAGAAGTTATGTTCCGCAAATTTATCCAGGCAGTATAACGTTGTTTCGTTCTCTTGAACGCCCGACAAAAAACTCTTACGATCCGTTGTTGGGATGGGGTGATTTAGTGGCTGGAGGTATGGAAATTGTCGAGGTGCCGGGGCATCATTCCACAATGATTGTTGAGCCTCGTGTGCGCTTTTTGGCAGCGGCGATAAAAAATTGTTTGGAGAAAGTGGAGAAATAA
- a CDS encoding tetratricopeptide repeat protein — MFKHLTVMPSHHKSYPYGHLPFKIKPSVLLLMLNLILLPVPVTGTLAKPLQISQQTPTVPMDTRRTEADRLFKEGLDLFQQNTPQSLPQALERWEKALQLYQTLGERTKKAETLSGMASIYNSMGNKVQSVETYNQALKLYEELNDKIAIADTLNSVGLLNADLGKFDPALEAYQQALSLYKESKDKGGEAYTLNNMGVVYDAKSEYQKALDAYNQALPLWREMGEKGVQATTLNNIGAIYDSLGQYQQALESYNQALEIYQEVGDKTGIPLTLNNLGLVYSNTNQYPAALELYEKALPLWQQTGNKRRKATTLNNIGFVYANTNELEKALDVYNLALPLWQQAGDKRGEASTLNNLGFVYANSGDNSKALNYYNQALTLRREVGDRPKEALTLYRIAIAQREQGNLEEAKKEIELALEIIEDLRTKVDSQELRASFFASKQDYYEFYIDLLMQMHKLYPNKNYQALALQASERGRARSLLEILTQAGAEIRQGVEPELLEKESTLQEQLAALEERRSQLLGGIYKKEQIINISTEITNLLNEYRDVQAQIRETSPRYAALTQPQPLTLAEIQEKVLDKDTVLLEYSLGKERSYLWLVTQDSITSYELPSREKIESLSRQFRDSVMVPTLRIRRQKTLQFSRALSEMILQPVAEKLDNKRLLVVSDGALQYIPFAALTKAKQNEDYVPLIVDNELVSLPSASTIGVLRRELAGRKAASKTLAVLADPVFAKNDERVKEVKSLEFAPLSPANDSTFKALGSNFKRLPFTRTEAEEILALVPDFEKTKAFGFAANRDLATSAELSNYKIVHFATHGILNSSKPELSGLVLSLVNEQGIAKDGFLALPDIFNLNLPAELIVLSACETGLGQQIRGEGLVGLTRGFMYAGAARVVVSLWSVDDEATAELMTNFYQGMLKQGLTPTAALRAAQIEMWQQKDWQTPFFWAGFTLQGEWQ, encoded by the coding sequence ATGTTTAAACATTTAACCGTTATGCCTTCCCACCACAAAAGCTACCCTTACGGCCACCTCCCCTTCAAAATTAAACCTTCGGTTCTGCTTTTAATGTTGAATTTGATATTATTACCAGTTCCGGTGACTGGAACTTTAGCAAAACCCCTGCAAATTAGCCAACAAACCCCTACTGTGCCAATGGATACGCGCCGCACAGAAGCCGACAGACTTTTTAAAGAAGGTTTAGACCTTTTTCAACAAAATACACCTCAATCCTTACCCCAAGCCTTAGAAAGATGGGAAAAAGCATTACAACTTTATCAAACTTTAGGAGAACGAACTAAAAAAGCGGAAACATTATCAGGAATGGCATCTATTTATAACAGCATGGGCAACAAAGTCCAAAGCGTAGAAACTTATAATCAAGCTCTGAAATTATATGAAGAATTAAACGACAAAATAGCAATAGCTGATACGTTAAATAGTGTCGGTTTACTCAATGCCGATTTAGGGAAATTTGACCCCGCCTTAGAAGCCTATCAACAAGCGCTGAGCCTGTATAAAGAATCAAAAGACAAAGGAGGAGAAGCCTACACTTTAAATAACATGGGAGTTGTTTATGATGCTAAAAGCGAATATCAAAAAGCCCTAGATGCCTACAATCAAGCCTTGCCTTTATGGCGAGAAATGGGCGAAAAAGGAGTGCAAGCAACAACTCTTAATAATATAGGTGCAATTTACGATAGTTTAGGGCAGTATCAACAAGCCTTGGAATCTTATAATCAAGCTTTAGAAATTTATCAAGAAGTTGGAGACAAAACCGGCATTCCCCTAACTTTAAATAATCTTGGCTTAGTTTATTCAAACACCAATCAATATCCCGCCGCCTTAGAATTGTATGAAAAAGCATTGCCTTTATGGCAACAAACCGGAAACAAACGTCGGAAGGCTACAACGTTAAATAATATTGGCTTTGTTTATGCGAATACAAACGAATTAGAAAAAGCTTTAGATGTTTATAATCTAGCCTTACCTTTGTGGCAGCAAGCCGGAGATAAACGGGGGGAAGCGAGTACCTTAAATAATTTAGGATTTGTCTATGCCAATTCAGGGGATAATAGCAAAGCTTTAAATTATTATAACCAAGCTTTAACACTCCGCCGAGAAGTCGGAGATCGTCCCAAAGAAGCGCTAACATTATATCGAATTGCTATCGCTCAAAGAGAGCAAGGCAACTTGGAAGAAGCCAAAAAAGAAATAGAGTTAGCCCTAGAAATTATCGAAGATTTGCGAACAAAAGTAGATTCGCAGGAGTTACGGGCATCTTTCTTTGCTTCCAAGCAAGATTATTATGAATTTTACATAGATTTGTTGATGCAAATGCACAAGCTTTATCCTAACAAGAATTATCAAGCTTTGGCATTGCAAGCAAGTGAAAGAGGACGCGCTCGTTCGCTGTTAGAAATTCTGACGCAAGCAGGGGCAGAAATTCGCCAAGGAGTAGAACCGGAACTATTAGAAAAAGAAAGCACCTTGCAAGAACAACTGGCGGCATTAGAAGAGAGAAGATCACAACTTTTAGGAGGGATTTATAAAAAAGAGCAAATTATTAATATTTCCACAGAAATTACTAATCTTTTAAATGAATACCGAGACGTGCAAGCGCAAATACGAGAGACAAGTCCCCGCTATGCAGCACTGACACAACCACAACCTTTAACGCTGGCGGAAATTCAGGAAAAAGTGCTGGATAAAGATACCGTATTGCTGGAGTATTCTTTGGGGAAAGAACGCAGTTATTTATGGCTTGTTACTCAAGATTCAATCACCAGCTATGAATTACCGTCGCGCGAAAAAATTGAAAGCCTTTCTCGACAATTTCGGGATTCTGTAATGGTTCCTACGTTGAGAATACGCCGACAAAAAACCTTACAATTTTCTCGTGCTTTAAGTGAGATGATTTTGCAGCCGGTGGCGGAAAAATTAGACAATAAACGTCTGTTAGTTGTCAGCGATGGAGCATTGCAATATATTCCTTTTGCTGCTTTGACGAAAGCGAAGCAAAATGAAGATTATGTGCCTTTAATAGTTGATAATGAATTGGTGAGTTTACCTTCAGCTTCAACAATTGGAGTTTTGCGGCGGGAACTTGCAGGAAGGAAAGCTGCGTCTAAAACATTAGCAGTTTTGGCAGATCCGGTTTTTGCTAAAAATGATGAGCGAGTCAAAGAAGTAAAATCTCTTGAATTCGCACCGCTATCCCCCGCCAATGATTCAACGTTTAAAGCGCTTGGATCTAATTTTAAAAGGCTGCCTTTTACGCGCACGGAAGCTGAAGAAATTTTAGCTTTAGTACCAGATTTTGAGAAAACTAAAGCTTTTGGTTTTGCCGCCAACCGCGATTTGGCAACGAGTGCGGAGTTAAGCAATTACAAAATTGTGCATTTTGCCACACACGGGATTTTAAATAGCAGCAAACCAGAGTTATCAGGGTTAGTTTTATCGCTGGTGAATGAACAAGGAATCGCCAAAGATGGGTTTCTAGCTTTGCCTGATATTTTTAATTTAAATTTACCGGCAGAGTTAATTGTTTTAAGTGCCTGCGAAACTGGTTTAGGGCAGCAAA
- a CDS encoding response regulator, whose product MRLLIIEDDPMMQLGLEQSLAAYPQLLVVGQAEDGYLGVAAALRLKPDLVVMDIGLPRLDGIAATQQIKQALPGVRVVMLTSHTTETEIIAALSSGADAYCIKGASVDRLLLAIEAAMEGATYLDPQIAKKVVEHLRLPAAMPAGSFGQLSARELEVLRLMVDGLSNPEIGARLFLSPNTVKTHVRGIMNKLAVDDRVQAAVVALRAGLV is encoded by the coding sequence ATCCGGCTGTTGATTATCGAGGATGATCCGATGATGCAGTTGGGGTTAGAGCAGAGTTTGGCTGCTTATCCTCAGCTATTGGTGGTGGGTCAGGCGGAGGATGGCTATTTAGGGGTGGCGGCGGCGTTGCGCTTAAAGCCGGATTTGGTGGTGATGGATATTGGCCTACCGCGTTTGGATGGAATTGCGGCGACACAACAAATTAAGCAGGCTTTGCCCGGTGTGCGGGTGGTGATGTTGACTTCGCATACAACAGAGACAGAGATTATTGCGGCGTTGTCTAGTGGGGCGGATGCCTATTGTATTAAGGGGGCGAGTGTTGATCGTTTGTTGTTGGCGATAGAGGCGGCGATGGAAGGGGCGACGTATTTAGATCCACAGATTGCTAAAAAGGTGGTGGAACATTTGAGGCTGCCTGCGGCGATGCCGGCGGGTAGTTTTGGGCAGCTTTCAGCGCGGGAGTTGGAGGTTTTGCGCTTGATGGTGGACGGGTTGAGTAATCCTGAGATTGGGGCAAGGTTGTTTTTAAGTCCGAATACCGTTAAAACCCACGTTCGCGGGATTATGAATAAGTTGGCGGTGGATGATCGGGTGCAGGCGGCGGTGGTGGCTTTGCGGGCCGGGTTGGTTTGA